The following are encoded together in the Acidovorax sp. KKS102 genome:
- a CDS encoding type I restriction endonuclease subunit R, giving the protein MSDIGKPERATQNRVVKLFCDELGYRYLGDWADRADNSNIEEGLLTEYLTSAGYTPQQISTALHKLRTEANHPERSLYGNNQAVYQLLRYGVPVKTEAGKATETVHLIDWKEATNNHFAIAEEVTLKGKQQRRPDLVLYVNGIAIGVLELKNSRVSIGDGIRQSLSNQQPEFNAWFFSTVQLIMAGNDSEGMQYGTIGTPAKFFLTWKEDEADNSRFKLDKYLLKMCNKARIIELMHDFVLFESGVKKLPRVHQYFGIKAAQEHVKQRKGGIIWHTQGAGKSILMVLLAKWILENNPQARVAIITDRDELDKQIERVFTDAGETICRTSSGRDLMSQLSQATPRLLCSLVHKFGVTAKNADADFDAFIKDLQAQPSTTVGEVFVFVDECHRTQGGKLNRVMKALMPNAVFIGFTGTPLLKKDKATSLEVFGGYIHTYKFSEAVEDGVVLDLVYEARDIDQKLGSQDKIDQWFDAKTKGLNDWQKQELKKQWGTMQNVLSSKARMDRVVADIIFDFSVKPRLSSERGNAILVASSIYEACKYFTLFQKTLFKGRCAVITSYNPQAKDVTLEEIGANTETDKQFIYNTYTDLLANVQPKPGKSKTETYEDEAKALFIKQPANMRLLVVVDKLLTGFDAPPCSYLYIDKSMQDHGLFQAICRTNRLDGEDKDFGYIVDYKDLFKKVENAIAVYTSEIDHSAGGADPEVMLQDRLTLGRERLDNALEAMFLLCEPVPPPKGELEHIHYFCGNTEIADDLKTREPQRVAFYKGVVALVRAYANVADEMAPAGYSEADAKVIKTKLDQYLAIREIIRKASGETLDLKPFEADMRHLIDTYIEASEPRKISPFDGIGLLDLIVKTGIADAIANKLADMQGNQQAIAETIENNVRSKIIKESLTDPAYFEKMSALLDEIIKLRKDRAIEYEEYLQRIADIATKVQAGKAEDTPTKLDSPGKRAVFNNIKNSPALNATPISDADDPYGTADSEEDPAVELALKIDKAVKLARPDGWRGVQAKELVIKRALYDVLKDVDEVERLFLIIYAQPEY; this is encoded by the coding sequence ATGAGCGACATTGGCAAGCCTGAGCGCGCCACGCAAAACCGCGTGGTCAAACTGTTCTGCGATGAGCTTGGTTACCGCTACCTGGGCGACTGGGCCGACCGCGCTGACAACAGCAATATCGAAGAGGGCTTGCTGACCGAGTACCTGACCAGCGCGGGCTACACCCCGCAGCAGATCAGCACGGCACTGCACAAGCTGCGCACGGAAGCCAACCACCCCGAACGCAGCCTGTACGGCAACAACCAGGCCGTGTACCAGTTGCTGCGCTACGGGGTACCGGTGAAGACTGAGGCGGGCAAGGCCACGGAAACAGTGCACCTGATTGACTGGAAAGAGGCCACCAACAACCACTTTGCCATTGCCGAAGAAGTCACCCTCAAAGGCAAACAGCAGCGGCGGCCTGACTTGGTGCTGTACGTCAACGGCATCGCCATTGGCGTGCTGGAACTTAAAAACAGCCGGGTCAGCATTGGCGATGGCATCCGGCAAAGCCTGTCGAACCAGCAGCCCGAGTTCAACGCATGGTTCTTCAGCACCGTGCAGTTGATCATGGCGGGCAATGATTCTGAAGGGATGCAATACGGCACCATCGGCACGCCCGCAAAGTTCTTTCTGACCTGGAAGGAAGACGAGGCAGACAACAGCCGATTCAAGCTGGACAAGTACCTGCTGAAGATGTGCAACAAGGCCCGCATCATTGAGTTGATGCACGACTTTGTGCTGTTTGAGAGCGGCGTCAAAAAGCTGCCCCGCGTGCACCAGTATTTCGGCATCAAGGCCGCGCAAGAGCATGTGAAGCAGCGCAAGGGCGGCATCATCTGGCATACACAGGGGGCGGGTAAAAGCATCTTGATGGTGCTGCTGGCCAAGTGGATTCTGGAGAACAACCCACAGGCGCGGGTGGCGATCATCACCGACCGCGACGAGTTGGATAAGCAGATCGAACGGGTTTTTACCGACGCTGGCGAGACCATTTGCCGCACCAGCAGCGGGCGGGACTTGATGAGCCAACTGAGTCAGGCCACGCCCCGGCTGCTGTGTTCGCTGGTGCACAAGTTTGGCGTGACGGCCAAGAATGCCGATGCGGACTTTGACGCTTTCATCAAAGACCTGCAGGCCCAGCCCAGCACTACGGTGGGTGAGGTGTTTGTGTTTGTGGACGAGTGCCACCGCACACAGGGGGGCAAGCTCAACCGGGTGATGAAGGCGTTAATGCCGAACGCCGTGTTCATTGGCTTCACTGGCACACCCCTGCTCAAGAAAGACAAGGCCACCAGCCTGGAAGTGTTTGGCGGCTACATCCACACCTACAAATTCAGCGAAGCCGTGGAAGATGGGGTGGTGCTGGACTTGGTGTATGAGGCCCGTGACATTGACCAAAAGCTGGGTTCACAGGACAAGATTGACCAGTGGTTTGATGCCAAGACCAAAGGGCTGAACGACTGGCAAAAGCAAGAGCTGAAAAAGCAATGGGGCACGATGCAAAACGTGCTCAGCTCCAAGGCCCGTATGGACCGGGTGGTGGCCGACATTATTTTTGACTTCAGCGTCAAACCCCGCCTGTCCAGCGAACGGGGCAATGCCATCTTGGTGGCGTCCAGCATCTACGAGGCGTGCAAATACTTCACGCTGTTCCAGAAGACCCTGTTCAAGGGTCGGTGCGCGGTCATCACCTCATACAACCCGCAGGCCAAGGATGTGACGCTGGAAGAGATCGGTGCCAACACTGAAACCGACAAGCAGTTCATCTACAACACCTACACCGACCTGCTGGCCAATGTGCAGCCCAAACCGGGCAAGTCCAAAACCGAAACCTACGAAGATGAGGCCAAGGCTTTGTTCATCAAACAACCGGCCAACATGCGCTTGCTGGTGGTGGTGGACAAGCTGCTGACAGGTTTTGACGCGCCGCCGTGCTCGTACCTGTACATCGACAAATCCATGCAGGACCACGGCTTGTTCCAGGCCATCTGCCGCACCAACCGGCTCGATGGTGAAGACAAGGACTTTGGCTACATTGTCGATTACAAGGACTTGTTCAAGAAGGTGGAAAACGCCATTGCGGTGTACACCTCGGAAATCGACCACAGCGCTGGCGGTGCTGACCCGGAAGTGATGCTGCAAGACCGGCTGACGCTGGGCCGGGAGCGGCTAGACAACGCGCTGGAAGCCATGTTCTTGCTGTGCGAGCCGGTGCCGCCTCCCAAGGGGGAGTTGGAGCACATCCACTACTTCTGCGGCAACACAGAAATTGCCGACGACCTCAAAACCCGCGAACCACAGCGAGTGGCGTTTTACAAAGGCGTGGTGGCACTGGTGCGCGCCTATGCCAACGTGGCCGACGAAATGGCCCCGGCCGGGTACAGCGAAGCCGACGCCAAAGTCATCAAGACCAAGCTGGACCAGTACCTTGCCATCCGCGAGATCATCCGCAAGGCCAGCGGCGAAACGCTGGACCTGAAGCCGTTCGAGGCAGACATGCGGCACCTGATCGACACGTACATCGAAGCCAGCGAACCGCGCAAGATTTCTCCGTTTGACGGAATTGGCCTGCTGGACCTGATCGTGAAGACCGGCATAGCGGACGCCATTGCCAACAAGCTGGCAGACATGCAGGGCAACCAGCAGGCGATTGCAGAGACCATCGAAAACAACGTTCGCAGCAAGATCATCAAAGAGAGCCTGACCGACCCAGCCTACTTTGAAAAAATGTCGGCGCTGCTGGACGAAATCATCAAGCTGCGCAAAGACCGGGCCATTGAGTACGAAGAGTATCTGCAACGCATCGCCGACATTGCCACCAAGGTGCAGGCGGGCAAGGCGGAAGACACGCCAACGAAGCTCGATTCGCCAGGCAAGCGTGCCGTCTTCAACAACATCAAGAACTCGCCAGCGCTTAACGCGACCCCGATCAGTGATGCAGACGACCCCTATGGCACTGCAGACAGTGAAGAAGACCCCGCCGTAGAGCTTGCCCTGAAGATCGACAAGGCGGTCAAGCTGGCCCGACCTGATGGTTGGCGCGGCGTGCAAGCCAAGGAGCTCGTGATCAAGCGTGCGCTGTACGACGTGCTCAAAGACGTGGATGAGGTGGAGCGACTGTTCCTGATCATCTACGCACAGCCGGAATACTGA
- a CDS encoding restriction endonuclease subunit S: MELRAGYKQTEAGVIPEEWTLKRVGDFATTVASGKSQVGSPFGDFPVHGSTGVIGRCTIGEYSGRAALVARVGANAGKLTVVEGNYGVTDNTIIVKIDESLNFDFFWRELEAKRLNSLVFGSGQPLITGTQLKNLLIPVPPTKAEQEAIAEVLSDADALIESLDQLIAKKRKIKQGAMQALLTGKRRLPGFIGEWTEVAIKKIVQTPVTDGPHLTPVFLDDGVPFLSVNNLVDGRIDFSDLRYISMRDHEEFSRKCKPQVGDILLGKAASVGKVALVEADVEFNIWSPIALIRVNSKNNAKFVYYQLQGANLNSQIALLTNSSSQGNIGMGDIEKLVLPLPDKDEQLAIATVLSDMDTELAALESRLAKARQIKQGMMQELLTGRIRLL; encoded by the coding sequence ATGGAACTGAGGGCTGGGTACAAACAGACGGAAGCTGGGGTAATTCCTGAGGAGTGGACCCTAAAACGAGTAGGTGATTTCGCAACTACCGTGGCCTCTGGAAAATCGCAAGTAGGCTCGCCCTTCGGTGATTTTCCAGTTCACGGCTCTACAGGGGTTATCGGGCGTTGCACTATTGGAGAATATTCAGGGAGGGCTGCACTTGTTGCAAGAGTTGGGGCCAATGCTGGTAAGTTAACAGTCGTCGAAGGTAATTATGGGGTTACTGATAACACGATCATCGTAAAAATAGATGAATCGTTAAACTTTGATTTTTTTTGGCGAGAGCTTGAGGCAAAGCGCCTCAATTCACTTGTTTTTGGCTCTGGGCAACCTCTAATTACGGGTACTCAGTTAAAAAACCTGCTTATTCCTGTTCCGCCCACGAAAGCAGAGCAGGAGGCCATCGCCGAAGTCTTGAGCGATGCCGATGCCCTCATCGAGTCCCTGGATCAACTCATCGCCAAAAAGCGCAAGATCAAACAAGGCGCCATGCAGGCATTGCTCACCGGCAAGCGGCGGCTGCCGGGATTTATTGGGGAGTGGACAGAAGTCGCAATTAAAAAGATTGTTCAGACCCCGGTCACTGATGGTCCACACTTGACGCCGGTGTTTTTGGATGATGGGGTTCCGTTTCTATCTGTTAACAATTTGGTCGATGGAAGAATTGATTTCAGTGATTTGCGCTACATATCTATGCGCGATCACGAAGAATTCTCAAGAAAATGCAAACCTCAGGTAGGGGATATTCTTTTGGGGAAGGCTGCATCAGTAGGTAAAGTAGCCCTCGTTGAGGCGGATGTTGAATTCAATATCTGGTCTCCAATCGCCCTCATTAGAGTAAATTCAAAAAATAATGCAAAATTTGTTTATTATCAGCTTCAAGGTGCTAATCTAAATAGTCAAATTGCACTGCTTACCAACTCATCATCACAGGGCAACATCGGAATGGGCGATATTGAAAAATTGGTGTTGCCGCTGCCTGATAAAGATGAACAATTAGCTATCGCCACCGTCCTCAGCGACATGGACACCGAACTCGCCGCGCTGGAGTCCCGGCTCGCCAAAGCCCGCCAGATCAAGCAGGGCATGATGCAGGAGCTGCTGACTGGCAGGATTCGTTTGCTCTGA
- a CDS encoding phage/plasmid replication protein, II/X family: protein MIDYFDITINGDDFPEIGKAVMTHHPGGAKTKSFTEVKVCADKEAPHFSARVENGAERMRFSGSPALWLQGHNGMGSNDFTGLVKASVLLVFETLKIACPASVMDALNTGNYAVDEVHVAEHYRMPEGMIHRLCDNIRRYADPTLEATPIRPGIGVRLHPNSRDRQILIYNKHHYFLDGLIKHKRKLLGRMPMDFDRVGTNLYFDHMLEQFLAEGARIEARLKRCLKNKNRLFNHGSLWHPETARALHLETVQAIPLQDLPPLDKRELLLQTAKLEHRTLIALWLDGRRPMDFCKSPSTYYRRRQEVLQQYGIDLSIPALRDDAINWASITNLEGIMEPPDWALESGFVYEPSRWIGWRDATQNERAWLRA from the coding sequence ATGATTGACTATTTCGACATAACCATAAATGGCGATGACTTTCCGGAAATTGGAAAAGCCGTCATGACACATCACCCCGGCGGAGCCAAAACCAAGTCGTTCACTGAAGTCAAAGTATGCGCTGACAAAGAGGCTCCGCACTTCTCTGCGCGTGTGGAAAACGGTGCCGAACGGATGCGGTTTTCTGGTTCGCCAGCACTGTGGCTGCAAGGACACAATGGCATGGGTTCCAACGACTTTACGGGGCTGGTCAAAGCTTCCGTACTGTTGGTGTTTGAAACCCTGAAAATAGCATGTCCTGCATCCGTTATGGATGCACTTAATACCGGCAACTATGCCGTCGATGAAGTGCATGTAGCAGAGCACTACAGAATGCCGGAGGGCATGATTCACCGGCTTTGCGACAACATCCGCCGTTATGCCGATCCGACGCTTGAAGCAACGCCTATCCGGCCTGGAATCGGTGTCCGGCTCCACCCGAACTCGCGTGATCGCCAGATTCTCATCTACAACAAGCACCACTACTTTTTAGATGGCCTGATAAAGCACAAACGCAAGCTATTGGGCCGCATGCCAATGGACTTTGATCGCGTTGGAACAAACCTGTATTTCGACCATATGCTTGAGCAGTTTCTTGCGGAAGGTGCGCGAATCGAGGCCCGGCTCAAGCGCTGTCTCAAGAACAAGAACCGCCTTTTCAATCATGGCTCACTCTGGCATCCAGAGACCGCTCGTGCGCTGCATCTTGAGACGGTCCAGGCAATCCCTTTGCAAGACTTGCCGCCTTTGGACAAGCGGGAGCTTTTGCTACAGACAGCCAAACTGGAGCATCGCACTTTGATCGCATTGTGGCTTGACGGTCGCCGCCCTATGGACTTCTGTAAAAGCCCCTCCACTTACTATCGCCGCCGCCAGGAGGTACTCCAGCAGTACGGCATTGATCTGTCGATTCCGGCCTTGCGAGACGACGCGATCAACTGGGCTTCTATAACCAATCTGGAAGGCATCATGGAGCCGCCAGACTGGGCTCTGGAGAGCGGCTTTGTGTACGAGCCGAGCCGCTGGATTGGCTGGCGCGATGCCACTCAAAACGAGCGTGCATGGCTTCGTGCGTAA
- a CDS encoding zeta toxin family protein, translating into MTAPVPRLRMFAGPNGSGKSTIKDMLPPQWLGVYVNADEIEKTIRSDGFLNLADFEVLAGAAELQAFLQASTLLAKAGLLPQVKQLTVVDGKVGFGAVVVNSYWASVLADFIRHKLLASQVSFTFETVMSSPDKVEFLHKAQQAGYRTYLYFVATEDVEINVARVQYRVDTGGHPVAEEKIRSRYVRSLELLPQAVAYADRAYIFDNSGSERVWIAEVTDGVEIEMKADEMPAWFKTALWDKFEPEDSAP; encoded by the coding sequence ATGACGGCGCCCGTTCCACGCCTGCGCATGTTTGCAGGCCCCAATGGCTCGGGCAAAAGCACCATCAAAGACATGCTGCCGCCGCAGTGGCTGGGTGTGTATGTCAACGCTGATGAGATCGAAAAAACCATCCGCTCTGATGGTTTCTTGAACTTGGCCGACTTTGAGGTTTTGGCCGGTGCGGCAGAGCTTCAGGCATTCCTCCAGGCTTCCACCTTGTTGGCAAAGGCGGGGCTGTTGCCACAGGTGAAGCAGTTGACGGTAGTGGATGGCAAGGTGGGTTTTGGCGCAGTCGTCGTCAATTCATACTGGGCCTCGGTGTTGGCTGACTTCATCCGCCACAAGCTGCTGGCTTCGCAGGTCTCCTTCACGTTTGAAACCGTCATGTCGTCGCCCGACAAGGTGGAGTTTTTGCACAAAGCCCAGCAGGCGGGTTATCGCACCTATCTGTATTTTGTCGCCACGGAAGACGTTGAAATCAATGTGGCGCGTGTGCAATACCGCGTAGACACGGGTGGGCACCCGGTAGCAGAAGAGAAGATTCGCAGCCGGTACGTGCGCTCTCTGGAGTTGCTGCCGCAGGCGGTTGCATATGCAGACCGGGCATACATCTTTGACAACTCGGGATCGGAGCGAGTGTGGATCGCAGAGGTGACGGACGGTGTAGAAATCGAAATGAAGGCAGACGAGATGCCTGCGTGGTTCAAAACGGCGCTGTGGGACAAATTTGAACCAGAAGATTCGGCGCCATAA
- a CDS encoding M48 family metallopeptidase: protein MLETIDLGGIPADVVRKRIKHVHLSVYPPAGRVRISAPEHMALDTIRVFAISKLPWIKGQQRKVQAQERESPRDYIDRESHYLWGKRYLLTVVERDAAPSIDRQHNRIVLSVRPGTTTERREELLDAWYREQVKTAVPPLLKKWEALMNVKSSKVFVQRMKTKWGSCNPTSRAIRLNTDLAKKPPECLEYIVVHELAHLIEPSHNARFVSVMNLFMPKWQHYRDELNNLPVRHEDWDY from the coding sequence ATGCTTGAGACCATCGACTTGGGCGGCATCCCTGCCGATGTGGTCAGAAAGCGCATCAAGCATGTGCACTTGAGCGTGTACCCACCTGCTGGCCGGGTGCGGATTTCTGCGCCAGAACACATGGCGCTGGACACCATTCGGGTGTTTGCCATTTCCAAACTGCCATGGATCAAAGGGCAGCAGCGTAAAGTGCAGGCGCAGGAGCGTGAATCGCCTCGTGACTACATCGACCGCGAGAGCCACTACCTGTGGGGCAAGCGCTATCTGCTGACGGTGGTGGAGCGCGACGCCGCACCCAGCATCGACCGCCAGCACAACCGCATCGTGCTTTCAGTGCGCCCCGGCACCACCACAGAGCGGCGCGAAGAGCTGCTGGATGCTTGGTACCGGGAACAAGTCAAAACGGCCGTGCCGCCACTGCTGAAAAAGTGGGAGGCCTTGATGAACGTGAAGTCATCCAAGGTCTTCGTGCAGCGCATGAAAACCAAATGGGGCAGTTGCAACCCCACCAGCCGCGCCATCCGCCTGAACACTGACTTGGCCAAGAAACCACCCGAGTGCCTGGAGTACATCGTGGTGCATGAACTCGCGCACTTGATCGAGCCCAGCCACAACGCCAGGTTTGTGTCGGTGATGAATCTGTTCATGCCCAAATGGCAGCACTATCGGGATGAGTTGAACAATCTGCCGGTCCGGCATGAGGACTGGGATTACTGA
- a CDS encoding type I restriction-modification system subunit M, with protein sequence MAIKKSELYSSLWSSCDELRGGMDASQYKDYVLVLLFIKYVSDKYAGQPFAPITIPAGASFADMVALKGTTDIGDQINKKIVGPLAAANKLADMPDFNDATKLGTGKEMVDRLTNLIATFENPALDFSKNRADGDDILGDAYEYLMRHFATESGKSKGQFYTPAEVSRIMAKIIGIGGAQTTNATTVYDPTCGSGSLLLKVGDEASAKVTLYGQEKDSATSGLARMNMILHDNPTAEIRQGNTLADPKFKADLNGQDVLKTFDYVVANPPFSDKRWSTGIDPLNDPYGRFETFGVPPAKQGDFAYLLHIIRSLKSTGKAACILPHGVLFRGNAEADIRKNLIRHGYIKGIIGLPANLFYGTGIPACIIVIDKEDAHARKGIFMMDASSGYMKDGPKNRLREQDIHKIVDVFTKQTDVPKLARMVGLEEIEKNEFNLNLPRYIDSSVPEDLQDIAGHLQGGIPETDVNALQPYWTVCPGLRQSLFSTLRPGYLSLTVDKTAIKSTIYEHPEFAAFIGRMNALFDGWQQQTAPKLKALQPGFHPKHLIVELSENLLAHYTGQPLIDEYAVYQHLMDYWATTMQDDAYLIAADGWKAETYRVIEVKKNKDGKVTKTVDKGWACDLVPKALIVARYFAKDQAAIDELAASLDSITAQLTELEEEHSGDDAAFSGFDKINKASVTDRLREINGDPGAKEEAEVLNRWLKLAKEEAELKKRLKDAESALDTKAYAHYPQLSEADTKALVVDDKWLATLSTAILGEMDRISQALTQRVKELADRYDTPMPQMASRLAELEARVNQHLAKMGFVWN encoded by the coding sequence ATGGCAATCAAGAAATCCGAGCTTTACTCTTCTCTCTGGTCATCGTGTGACGAGCTGCGCGGCGGCATGGATGCCAGCCAGTACAAAGACTATGTGCTGGTGCTGTTGTTCATCAAATACGTCAGCGACAAGTACGCCGGTCAGCCCTTCGCGCCCATCACCATTCCGGCCGGGGCCAGCTTTGCCGACATGGTGGCGCTCAAGGGCACCACGGACATTGGCGACCAGATCAACAAGAAGATCGTCGGCCCACTGGCCGCAGCCAACAAGCTGGCCGACATGCCAGACTTCAACGACGCGACCAAGCTCGGCACCGGCAAAGAGATGGTGGACCGGCTCACCAACCTCATTGCCACATTTGAAAACCCCGCGCTCGACTTCTCCAAGAATCGCGCGGATGGCGACGACATTCTTGGCGATGCGTATGAGTACCTGATGCGGCACTTCGCCACTGAAAGTGGCAAGAGCAAGGGCCAGTTCTACACCCCCGCCGAAGTCAGCCGCATCATGGCCAAGATCATCGGCATTGGCGGCGCGCAAACCACCAATGCCACCACGGTGTACGACCCAACCTGCGGGTCAGGCTCGCTGCTTTTGAAAGTGGGCGACGAAGCATCGGCCAAGGTCACGCTTTACGGTCAGGAAAAAGACTCGGCCACCAGCGGCTTGGCGCGCATGAACATGATCTTGCACGACAACCCCACGGCCGAAATCCGTCAGGGCAACACGTTGGCAGACCCCAAGTTCAAGGCCGACTTGAACGGCCAAGACGTGCTCAAGACCTTTGACTACGTGGTGGCCAACCCGCCGTTCTCTGACAAGCGCTGGAGCACCGGCATCGACCCGCTGAACGACCCTTACGGCCGGTTTGAAACATTCGGCGTGCCGCCTGCCAAACAGGGCGACTTTGCCTACCTGCTACACATCATCCGCTCGCTCAAAAGCACCGGCAAAGCCGCGTGCATCTTGCCGCACGGTGTGCTGTTCCGTGGCAATGCCGAGGCCGATATTCGCAAGAACCTGATTCGCCACGGCTACATCAAGGGCATCATCGGCCTGCCTGCCAATTTGTTCTATGGCACCGGCATCCCAGCCTGCATCATCGTCATCGACAAAGAAGACGCACACGCACGCAAAGGCATCTTCATGATGGACGCGAGCAGCGGCTACATGAAAGACGGCCCCAAGAACCGGCTGCGCGAGCAAGACATTCACAAGATCGTGGATGTGTTCACCAAGCAAACCGATGTGCCTAAGCTCGCCCGCATGGTGGGATTGGAAGAGATCGAGAAAAACGAATTCAACCTGAACCTGCCGCGCTACATCGACAGCAGCGTGCCGGAAGACCTGCAAGACATTGCAGGCCACCTGCAAGGCGGCATTCCAGAGACTGATGTGAACGCCCTGCAACCCTATTGGACGGTGTGCCCAGGGCTGCGCCAATCGTTGTTCTCCACACTGCGCCCTGGCTACTTGTCGCTGACCGTGGACAAGACCGCGATCAAAAGCACCATTTACGAACACCCTGAGTTCGCCGCCTTCATTGGCCGCATGAACGCCCTGTTTGATGGCTGGCAGCAGCAAACAGCCCCCAAACTCAAAGCCCTGCAGCCCGGTTTCCACCCCAAGCACCTGATTGTCGAACTGTCCGAAAACCTGCTTGCCCACTACACCGGCCAGCCGCTCATCGACGAGTATGCGGTGTACCAGCATCTCATGGACTACTGGGCCACCACCATGCAGGACGATGCCTATCTGATTGCCGCCGACGGCTGGAAGGCAGAAACCTACCGGGTGATTGAAGTCAAGAAGAACAAGGACGGCAAAGTCACCAAAACCGTGGACAAGGGTTGGGCCTGTGACCTAGTGCCCAAGGCGCTGATCGTGGCGCGTTACTTCGCGAAAGACCAAGCCGCCATTGATGAACTGGCGGCTAGCCTTGACAGCATCACAGCCCAACTCACCGAGCTGGAAGAAGAGCACAGCGGCGACGATGCGGCATTCTCAGGCTTCGACAAGATCAACAAGGCCAGCGTGACCGACCGGCTGCGCGAGATCAATGGCGACCCGGGCGCCAAGGAAGAGGCGGAAGTGTTGAATCGTTGGCTCAAGCTGGCTAAGGAAGAGGCGGAGTTGAAGAAGCGCCTGAAAGATGCCGAGTCTGCACTCGACACCAAGGCCTATGCCCACTATCCCCAATTGAGTGAAGCCGACACCAAGGCGCTGGTGGTGGATGACAAATGGCTGGCCACGCTGAGCACCGCCATCCTTGGCGAGATGGACCGCATCAGTCAGGCGCTGACGCAGCGGGTGAAGGAACTGGCCGACCGCTATGACACGCCCATGCCGCAAATGGCAAGCCGCTTGGCGGAACTAGAGGCCAGGGTGAACCAACATCTGGCGAAGATGGGGTTTGTATGGAACTGA
- a CDS encoding dienelactone hydrolase family protein, with protein sequence MKKARMTERFQSAICRLATLVALGVTSVSSYANDDVIPVEKFQPAITVQFAPERPNGWELERPMAAYGMNLFSANVPSYGGKGKLISSWSPQHGKVFDRPTVILVHGGHGVSPANIDMAVWLRKELKANILILDSYWSRGKSENWLAWTEYGANMRVLDLIAAARFTQSQGADPKKTFVIGGSQGGWTVLRAFSDHNLSGEVKSLLVGGASLYPNCYVKESIFGKSPSGTTDKQFAPPLGNYVAPVIAFTGTNDSATPLSQCNVEKVFKGVEKWTNFEGATHSWDSPSGGIGKPGVDGDCSKALNKYNQFPVCRNNKYTEIMRSDILAFIERHLP encoded by the coding sequence ATGAAAAAAGCTCGTATGACCGAACGATTTCAAAGTGCTATTTGTCGATTAGCCACTCTGGTTGCCCTCGGCGTGACCTCGGTAAGCAGCTATGCAAACGACGATGTGATCCCTGTGGAGAAGTTTCAGCCTGCGATTACTGTGCAGTTCGCGCCAGAAAGACCCAACGGTTGGGAGTTGGAGCGGCCCATGGCGGCTTACGGCATGAATCTTTTCTCCGCCAATGTGCCCTCTTACGGTGGAAAGGGAAAACTGATTTCCAGTTGGTCGCCACAGCACGGAAAAGTGTTTGACCGCCCCACCGTCATCCTCGTTCACGGTGGACATGGCGTATCCCCTGCCAACATAGACATGGCTGTGTGGCTGCGCAAAGAACTCAAGGCCAACATTCTGATCTTGGATTCCTACTGGTCGCGCGGAAAGTCGGAAAACTGGCTTGCATGGACGGAGTACGGTGCCAACATGCGTGTGCTTGATCTGATCGCAGCAGCGCGTTTTACGCAAAGCCAAGGCGCTGATCCGAAGAAGACTTTCGTGATCGGCGGAAGCCAGGGCGGCTGGACAGTGTTGCGAGCTTTCAGCGATCACAACCTCAGCGGTGAGGTGAAATCCTTGCTGGTCGGCGGTGCATCGCTCTACCCGAACTGCTATGTCAAAGAGTCGATCTTTGGCAAATCTCCCAGCGGCACCACAGACAAGCAGTTTGCCCCACCTCTTGGCAACTATGTGGCCCCGGTGATTGCGTTCACCGGCACGAATGACTCGGCAACACCTCTGTCGCAGTGCAATGTTGAGAAGGTGTTCAAAGGCGTTGAGAAGTGGACCAACTTTGAAGGTGCGACCCACTCTTGGGACTCACCCAGTGGCGGCATCGGCAAGCCAGGGGTAGACGGAGACTGCTCCAAGGCACTGAACAAGTACAACCAGTTTCCGGTCTGCCGGAACAACAAGTACACGGAAATCATGCGCAGCGACATTCTTGCTTTTATCGAGCGGCACCTACCGTGA